In Myxocyprinus asiaticus isolate MX2 ecotype Aquarium Trade chromosome 8, UBuf_Myxa_2, whole genome shotgun sequence, a single genomic region encodes these proteins:
- the rfx1b gene encoding MHC class II regulatory factor RFX1 isoform X5, with protein sequence MFYSSCLYSLDVVYQGSLHSNDSVSDSNSPPTGQTSVPTQVVQQVQTAQRSVVQATTKSQSGQLGVSNLDITPEVPVQHVYSSQFVEGDANYNNTTIRSSSYPYTDSSLYPQTTPSVTYYETSTTSGSQGTSPATTQAVSVTTGAGTGVVTMFSDGASGITVAAGGSSSGGAGGGVSVGGVGSYVIQGSYMLAGASGGNQNFAHNTRASPATVQWLMDNYETAEGVSLPRCTLYCHYLLHCQQTKLEPVNAASFGKLIRSVFMGLRTRRLGTRGNSKYHYYGLRIKNSSPLHRLVEDQQHLAMRQQPYSQKNRIKPVQKVEGLTNGMALGAGQGAGLSDISAQVHQYQQFLDASRSLPEFSELKIEDNSIPEGLLPQHIHTYLLLYREHCEAILDVMVNLQFPLVETLWKSFWRFSEGQTSDTDMLDLHDESEKRLPKSVLVLLCKYEPVLSWTRECDNILYQSLVEMLIPDVLRPIPSALTQAIRNFAKSLENWLTNAMINIPEEMVRIKVVCAGAFAQTLRRYTSLNHLAQAARAVLQNTAQITQMLSDLNRVDFTNVQEQASWVCGCEDGVVQRLEQDFKLTLQQQNSLEQWAAWLDRVVSQVLKPYTDSPAFPKAAKLFLLKWSFYSSMVIRDLTLRSAASFGSFHLIRLLYDEYMYYLIEHRVAQAKGETAIAVMGEFASLNRGQRSMDPDKDEEEEEDDETDEDQEMSVPVESGVLLEESLEPPTKLARTDLFSNSTQN encoded by the exons ATGTTCTACAGTAGCTGTCTCTACAGTCTGGATGTTGTGTATC AGGGCTCTCTTCACTCGAATGACTCCGTGTCAGACTCTAATTCTCCTCCCACTGGACAGACAAGTGTCCCCACACAGGTAGTGCAACAGGTGCAGACAGCACag AGGTCAGTGGTGCAGGCCACAACCAAGAGTCAAAGTGGACAACTCGGGGTCAGCAATCTGGACATCACACCTGAG GTCCCTGTGCAGCATGTGTACTCCAGTCAGTTTGTGGAGGGAGACGCCAACTACAACAATACTACAat TCGTTCCAGTAGTTACCCGTACACAGACTCCTCCCTCTACCCTCAGACCACGCCCTCTGTCACTTACTATGAGACCTCGACCACATCCGGATCACAGGGCACGTCCCCTGCCACCACTCAGGCTGTGTCTGTGACAACAGGGGCGGGCACAGGAGTGGTCACTATGTTCTCAGATGGCGCTTCAGGGATAACGGTGGCAGCGGGTGGGTCCTCATCGGGTGGGGCAGGAGGCGGAGTCAGTGTTGGAGGAGTGGGGAGTTATGTGATTCAGGGCAGTTATATGCTTGCAGGAGCTAGTGGAGGGAACCAGAATTTCGCACACAACACACGGGCCTCACCTGCGACT GTGCAGTGGTTGATGGATAACTATGAGACAGCTGAAGGTGTTAGTCTTCCTCGCTGTACTCTCTACTGTCATTACCTGCTGCACTGCCAGCAGACAAAGCTGGAGCCCGTGAACGCCGCCTCCTTCGGCAAACTCATCCGCTCTGTGTTCATGGGGCTCAGGACCAGACGTCTCGGCACCAG agggAACTCTAAGTACCATTACTATGGCCTAAGAATCAAGAACAGCTCTCCTCTACACAGACTGGTGGAGGATCAGCAACACTTGGCCATGAGACAGCAACCCTACTCACAGaaaaacag GATAAAGCCTGTACAGAAGGTGGAGGGATTGACCAATGGGATGGCTCTGGGGGCGGGGCAGGGGGCAGGGCTGTCAGACATTAGCGCTCAGGTTCACCAGTATCAGCAGTTTTTGG ATGCGTCTCGCAGTCTGCCGGAGTTCTCTGAGCTGAAGATTGAGGATAACTCTATACCAGAAGGACTCCTcccacaacatatacacacctaTCTGCTGCTCTATAGAGAACACTGTGag GCGATTCTGGACGTGATGGTGAACCTGCAGTTTCCTCTTGTGGAGACACTGTGGAAGAGTTTCTGGAGGTTCAGTGAAGGACAAACCAGCGACACGGACATGCTCGACCT tCATGATGAATCAGAGAAGCGTTTGCCAAAGTCAGTTCTGGTTCTGTTGTGTAAATATGAGCCGGTACTGAGCTGGACCCGTGAATGTGACAACATACTGTACCAAAGCCTAGTGGAGATGCTCATCCCTGATGTCCTGAGACCTATACCCA GTGCCTTAACTCAAGCCATCCGTAACTTTGCTAAGAGTCTGGAGAACTGGCTCACCAATGCCATGATCAACATCCCAGAGGAGATGGTGCGCATCaag gttGTATGTGCAGGAGCGTTTGCTCAGACTCTACGGCGATACACGTCTCTCAATCATCTGGCTCAGGCAGCTCGTGCCGTTCTGCAGAACACAGCTCAAATTACACAGATGCTCAGCGACCTCAACCGCGTTGACTTCACCAACGTACAG GAGCAGGCATCATGGGTATGTGGTTGTGAAGATGGTGTCGTGCAGCGGTTGGAGCAGGACTTTAAACTCACCCTACAGCAGCAGAACTCTCTGGAGCAATGGGCTGCATGGCTGGACAGGGTCGTCTCACAGGTCCTGAAACCCTACACCGACAGCCCTGCGTTCCCCAAAGCTGCCAAACTCTTTCTGCTCAAATGGAGCTTCTACAG TTCTATGGTGATCAGAGATTTGACTCTGCGCAGTGCGGCCAGTTTTGGCTCGTTTCATCTGATCAGACTGCTGTATGATGAGTACATGTATTACCTGATTGAACACAGAGTCGCACAGGCCAAAGGAGAGACGGCCATCGCTGTAATGGgagag TTTGCCAGTCTGAACCGAGGTCAGAGGTCAATGGACCCTGATAAAG atgaggaagaggaggaagatgatGAGACTGATGAAGATCAGGAAATGTCCGTTCCTGTCGAATCTGGTGTGTTGCTGGAGGAGTCTCTGGAGCCACCGACAAAACTCGCCAGAACAGACCTGTTCAGCAACAGCACACAAAACTAA
- the rfx1b gene encoding MHC class II regulatory factor RFX1 isoform X3, translating to MATSGFSAEELQPSQTHGGSITTSSSAKLKAPSTTTPQFLPDLQNSPGSATSQSDAIARAQATPSVSQKKPVLATAPQRAATAAQYVAEEIQSSASQPGNSQNTSQFIVVTVTEGSLHSNDSVSDSNSPPTGQTSVPTQVVQQVQTAQQRSVVQATTKSQSGQLGVSNLDITPEVPVQHVYSSQFVEGDANYNNTTIRSSSYPYTDSSLYPQTTPSVTYYETSTTSGSQGTSPATTQAVSVTTGAGTGVVTMFSDGASGITVAAGGSSSGGAGGGVSVGGVGSYVIQGSYMLAGASGGNQNFAHNTRASPATVQWLMDNYETAEGVSLPRCTLYCHYLLHCQQTKLEPVNAASFGKLIRSVFMGLRTRRLGTRGNSKYHYYGLRIKNSSPLHRLVEDQQHLAMRQQPYSQKNRIKPVQKVEGLTNGMALGAGQGAGLSDISAQVHQYQQFLDASRSLPEFSELKIEDNSIPEGLLPQHIHTYLLLYREHCEAILDVMVNLQFPLVETLWKSFWRFSEGQTSDTDMLDLHDESEKRLPKSVLVLLCKYEPVLSWTRECDNILYQSLVEMLIPDVLRPIPSALTQAIRNFAKSLENWLTNAMINIPEEMVRIKVVCAGAFAQTLRRYTSLNHLAQAARAVLQNTAQITQMLSDLNRVDFTNVQEQASWVCGCEDGVVQRLEQDFKLTLQQQNSLEQWAAWLDRVVSQVLKPYTDSPAFPKAAKLFLLKWSFYSSMVIRDLTLRSAASFGSFHLIRLLYDEYMYYLIEHRVAQAKGETAIAVMGEFASLNRGQRSMDPDKDEEEEEDDETDEDQEMSVPVESGVLLEESLEPPTKLARTDLFSNSTQN from the exons ATGGCAACTTCAGGCTTCTCTGCTGAGGAACTTCAGCCCTCCCAAACACATGGGGGCAGCATTACAACATCATCGTCAGCAAAGCTAAAAGCCCCTTCCACCACCACACCCCAGTTTCTTCCCGACTTACAGAACTCGCCGGGGTCCGCAACTTCACAGTCAGATGCCATCGCAAGAGCACAAGCCACGCCCTCTGTAAGTCAGAAGAAGCCTGTTTTGGCCACAGCTCCTCAGAGAGCCGCTACAGCAGCACAGTATGTCGCAGAAGAGATACAAAGCTCCGCCTCCCAGCCAGGAAACAGCCAGAACACCTCGCAGTTTATAGTGGTGACAGTTACTG AGGGCTCTCTTCACTCGAATGACTCCGTGTCAGACTCTAATTCTCCTCCCACTGGACAGACAAGTGTCCCCACACAGGTAGTGCAACAGGTGCAGACAGCACag CAGAGGTCAGTGGTGCAGGCCACAACCAAGAGTCAAAGTGGACAACTCGGGGTCAGCAATCTGGACATCACACCTGAG GTCCCTGTGCAGCATGTGTACTCCAGTCAGTTTGTGGAGGGAGACGCCAACTACAACAATACTACAat TCGTTCCAGTAGTTACCCGTACACAGACTCCTCCCTCTACCCTCAGACCACGCCCTCTGTCACTTACTATGAGACCTCGACCACATCCGGATCACAGGGCACGTCCCCTGCCACCACTCAGGCTGTGTCTGTGACAACAGGGGCGGGCACAGGAGTGGTCACTATGTTCTCAGATGGCGCTTCAGGGATAACGGTGGCAGCGGGTGGGTCCTCATCGGGTGGGGCAGGAGGCGGAGTCAGTGTTGGAGGAGTGGGGAGTTATGTGATTCAGGGCAGTTATATGCTTGCAGGAGCTAGTGGAGGGAACCAGAATTTCGCACACAACACACGGGCCTCACCTGCGACT GTGCAGTGGTTGATGGATAACTATGAGACAGCTGAAGGTGTTAGTCTTCCTCGCTGTACTCTCTACTGTCATTACCTGCTGCACTGCCAGCAGACAAAGCTGGAGCCCGTGAACGCCGCCTCCTTCGGCAAACTCATCCGCTCTGTGTTCATGGGGCTCAGGACCAGACGTCTCGGCACCAG agggAACTCTAAGTACCATTACTATGGCCTAAGAATCAAGAACAGCTCTCCTCTACACAGACTGGTGGAGGATCAGCAACACTTGGCCATGAGACAGCAACCCTACTCACAGaaaaacag GATAAAGCCTGTACAGAAGGTGGAGGGATTGACCAATGGGATGGCTCTGGGGGCGGGGCAGGGGGCAGGGCTGTCAGACATTAGCGCTCAGGTTCACCAGTATCAGCAGTTTTTGG ATGCGTCTCGCAGTCTGCCGGAGTTCTCTGAGCTGAAGATTGAGGATAACTCTATACCAGAAGGACTCCTcccacaacatatacacacctaTCTGCTGCTCTATAGAGAACACTGTGag GCGATTCTGGACGTGATGGTGAACCTGCAGTTTCCTCTTGTGGAGACACTGTGGAAGAGTTTCTGGAGGTTCAGTGAAGGACAAACCAGCGACACGGACATGCTCGACCT tCATGATGAATCAGAGAAGCGTTTGCCAAAGTCAGTTCTGGTTCTGTTGTGTAAATATGAGCCGGTACTGAGCTGGACCCGTGAATGTGACAACATACTGTACCAAAGCCTAGTGGAGATGCTCATCCCTGATGTCCTGAGACCTATACCCA GTGCCTTAACTCAAGCCATCCGTAACTTTGCTAAGAGTCTGGAGAACTGGCTCACCAATGCCATGATCAACATCCCAGAGGAGATGGTGCGCATCaag gttGTATGTGCAGGAGCGTTTGCTCAGACTCTACGGCGATACACGTCTCTCAATCATCTGGCTCAGGCAGCTCGTGCCGTTCTGCAGAACACAGCTCAAATTACACAGATGCTCAGCGACCTCAACCGCGTTGACTTCACCAACGTACAG GAGCAGGCATCATGGGTATGTGGTTGTGAAGATGGTGTCGTGCAGCGGTTGGAGCAGGACTTTAAACTCACCCTACAGCAGCAGAACTCTCTGGAGCAATGGGCTGCATGGCTGGACAGGGTCGTCTCACAGGTCCTGAAACCCTACACCGACAGCCCTGCGTTCCCCAAAGCTGCCAAACTCTTTCTGCTCAAATGGAGCTTCTACAG TTCTATGGTGATCAGAGATTTGACTCTGCGCAGTGCGGCCAGTTTTGGCTCGTTTCATCTGATCAGACTGCTGTATGATGAGTACATGTATTACCTGATTGAACACAGAGTCGCACAGGCCAAAGGAGAGACGGCCATCGCTGTAATGGgagag TTTGCCAGTCTGAACCGAGGTCAGAGGTCAATGGACCCTGATAAAG atgaggaagaggaggaagatgatGAGACTGATGAAGATCAGGAAATGTCCGTTCCTGTCGAATCTGGTGTGTTGCTGGAGGAGTCTCTGGAGCCACCGACAAAACTCGCCAGAACAGACCTGTTCAGCAACAGCACACAAAACTAA
- the rfx1b gene encoding MHC class II regulatory factor RFX1 isoform X1: MCRHREILAVVVMATSGFSAEELQPSQTHGGSITTSSSAKLKAPSTTTPQFLPDLQNSPGSATSQSDAIARAQATPSVSQKKPVLATAPQRAATAAQYVAEEIQSSASQPGNSQNTSQFIVVTVTEGSLHSNDSVSDSNSPPTGQTSVPTQVVQQVQTAQQRSVVQATTKSQSGQLGVSNLDITPEVPVQHVYSSQFVEGDANYNNTTIRSSSYPYTDSSLYPQTTPSVTYYETSTTSGSQGTSPATTQAVSVTTGAGTGVVTMFSDGASGITVAAGGSSSGGAGGGVSVGGVGSYVIQGSYMLAGASGGNQNFAHNTRASPATVQWLMDNYETAEGVSLPRCTLYCHYLLHCQQTKLEPVNAASFGKLIRSVFMGLRTRRLGTRGNSKYHYYGLRIKNSSPLHRLVEDQQHLAMRQQPYSQKNRIKPVQKVEGLTNGMALGAGQGAGLSDISAQVHQYQQFLDASRSLPEFSELKIEDNSIPEGLLPQHIHTYLLLYREHCEAILDVMVNLQFPLVETLWKSFWRFSEGQTSDTDMLDLHDESEKRLPKSVLVLLCKYEPVLSWTRECDNILYQSLVEMLIPDVLRPIPSALTQAIRNFAKSLENWLTNAMINIPEEMVRIKVVCAGAFAQTLRRYTSLNHLAQAARAVLQNTAQITQMLSDLNRVDFTNVQEQASWVCGCEDGVVQRLEQDFKLTLQQQNSLEQWAAWLDRVVSQVLKPYTDSPAFPKAAKLFLLKWSFYSSMVIRDLTLRSAASFGSFHLIRLLYDEYMYYLIEHRVAQAKGETAIAVMGEFASLNRGQRSMDPDKDEEEEEDDETDEDQEMSVPVESGVLLEESLEPPTKLARTDLFSNSTQN; this comes from the exons ATGTGTCGGCACAG AGAGATTTTGGCTGTTGTCGTGATGGCAACTTCAGGCTTCTCTGCTGAGGAACTTCAGCCCTCCCAAACACATGGGGGCAGCATTACAACATCATCGTCAGCAAAGCTAAAAGCCCCTTCCACCACCACACCCCAGTTTCTTCCCGACTTACAGAACTCGCCGGGGTCCGCAACTTCACAGTCAGATGCCATCGCAAGAGCACAAGCCACGCCCTCTGTAAGTCAGAAGAAGCCTGTTTTGGCCACAGCTCCTCAGAGAGCCGCTACAGCAGCACAGTATGTCGCAGAAGAGATACAAAGCTCCGCCTCCCAGCCAGGAAACAGCCAGAACACCTCGCAGTTTATAGTGGTGACAGTTACTG AGGGCTCTCTTCACTCGAATGACTCCGTGTCAGACTCTAATTCTCCTCCCACTGGACAGACAAGTGTCCCCACACAGGTAGTGCAACAGGTGCAGACAGCACag CAGAGGTCAGTGGTGCAGGCCACAACCAAGAGTCAAAGTGGACAACTCGGGGTCAGCAATCTGGACATCACACCTGAG GTCCCTGTGCAGCATGTGTACTCCAGTCAGTTTGTGGAGGGAGACGCCAACTACAACAATACTACAat TCGTTCCAGTAGTTACCCGTACACAGACTCCTCCCTCTACCCTCAGACCACGCCCTCTGTCACTTACTATGAGACCTCGACCACATCCGGATCACAGGGCACGTCCCCTGCCACCACTCAGGCTGTGTCTGTGACAACAGGGGCGGGCACAGGAGTGGTCACTATGTTCTCAGATGGCGCTTCAGGGATAACGGTGGCAGCGGGTGGGTCCTCATCGGGTGGGGCAGGAGGCGGAGTCAGTGTTGGAGGAGTGGGGAGTTATGTGATTCAGGGCAGTTATATGCTTGCAGGAGCTAGTGGAGGGAACCAGAATTTCGCACACAACACACGGGCCTCACCTGCGACT GTGCAGTGGTTGATGGATAACTATGAGACAGCTGAAGGTGTTAGTCTTCCTCGCTGTACTCTCTACTGTCATTACCTGCTGCACTGCCAGCAGACAAAGCTGGAGCCCGTGAACGCCGCCTCCTTCGGCAAACTCATCCGCTCTGTGTTCATGGGGCTCAGGACCAGACGTCTCGGCACCAG agggAACTCTAAGTACCATTACTATGGCCTAAGAATCAAGAACAGCTCTCCTCTACACAGACTGGTGGAGGATCAGCAACACTTGGCCATGAGACAGCAACCCTACTCACAGaaaaacag GATAAAGCCTGTACAGAAGGTGGAGGGATTGACCAATGGGATGGCTCTGGGGGCGGGGCAGGGGGCAGGGCTGTCAGACATTAGCGCTCAGGTTCACCAGTATCAGCAGTTTTTGG ATGCGTCTCGCAGTCTGCCGGAGTTCTCTGAGCTGAAGATTGAGGATAACTCTATACCAGAAGGACTCCTcccacaacatatacacacctaTCTGCTGCTCTATAGAGAACACTGTGag GCGATTCTGGACGTGATGGTGAACCTGCAGTTTCCTCTTGTGGAGACACTGTGGAAGAGTTTCTGGAGGTTCAGTGAAGGACAAACCAGCGACACGGACATGCTCGACCT tCATGATGAATCAGAGAAGCGTTTGCCAAAGTCAGTTCTGGTTCTGTTGTGTAAATATGAGCCGGTACTGAGCTGGACCCGTGAATGTGACAACATACTGTACCAAAGCCTAGTGGAGATGCTCATCCCTGATGTCCTGAGACCTATACCCA GTGCCTTAACTCAAGCCATCCGTAACTTTGCTAAGAGTCTGGAGAACTGGCTCACCAATGCCATGATCAACATCCCAGAGGAGATGGTGCGCATCaag gttGTATGTGCAGGAGCGTTTGCTCAGACTCTACGGCGATACACGTCTCTCAATCATCTGGCTCAGGCAGCTCGTGCCGTTCTGCAGAACACAGCTCAAATTACACAGATGCTCAGCGACCTCAACCGCGTTGACTTCACCAACGTACAG GAGCAGGCATCATGGGTATGTGGTTGTGAAGATGGTGTCGTGCAGCGGTTGGAGCAGGACTTTAAACTCACCCTACAGCAGCAGAACTCTCTGGAGCAATGGGCTGCATGGCTGGACAGGGTCGTCTCACAGGTCCTGAAACCCTACACCGACAGCCCTGCGTTCCCCAAAGCTGCCAAACTCTTTCTGCTCAAATGGAGCTTCTACAG TTCTATGGTGATCAGAGATTTGACTCTGCGCAGTGCGGCCAGTTTTGGCTCGTTTCATCTGATCAGACTGCTGTATGATGAGTACATGTATTACCTGATTGAACACAGAGTCGCACAGGCCAAAGGAGAGACGGCCATCGCTGTAATGGgagag TTTGCCAGTCTGAACCGAGGTCAGAGGTCAATGGACCCTGATAAAG atgaggaagaggaggaagatgatGAGACTGATGAAGATCAGGAAATGTCCGTTCCTGTCGAATCTGGTGTGTTGCTGGAGGAGTCTCTGGAGCCACCGACAAAACTCGCCAGAACAGACCTGTTCAGCAACAGCACACAAAACTAA
- the rfx1b gene encoding MHC class II regulatory factor RFX1 isoform X2, with translation MCRHREILAVVVMATSGFSAEELQPSQTHGGSITTSSSAKLKAPSTTTPQFLPDLQNSPGSATSQSDAIARAQATPSVSQKKPVLATAPQRAATAAQYVAEEIQSSASQPGNSQNTSQFIVVTVTEGSLHSNDSVSDSNSPPTGQTSVPTQVVQQVQTAQRSVVQATTKSQSGQLGVSNLDITPEVPVQHVYSSQFVEGDANYNNTTIRSSSYPYTDSSLYPQTTPSVTYYETSTTSGSQGTSPATTQAVSVTTGAGTGVVTMFSDGASGITVAAGGSSSGGAGGGVSVGGVGSYVIQGSYMLAGASGGNQNFAHNTRASPATVQWLMDNYETAEGVSLPRCTLYCHYLLHCQQTKLEPVNAASFGKLIRSVFMGLRTRRLGTRGNSKYHYYGLRIKNSSPLHRLVEDQQHLAMRQQPYSQKNRIKPVQKVEGLTNGMALGAGQGAGLSDISAQVHQYQQFLDASRSLPEFSELKIEDNSIPEGLLPQHIHTYLLLYREHCEAILDVMVNLQFPLVETLWKSFWRFSEGQTSDTDMLDLHDESEKRLPKSVLVLLCKYEPVLSWTRECDNILYQSLVEMLIPDVLRPIPSALTQAIRNFAKSLENWLTNAMINIPEEMVRIKVVCAGAFAQTLRRYTSLNHLAQAARAVLQNTAQITQMLSDLNRVDFTNVQEQASWVCGCEDGVVQRLEQDFKLTLQQQNSLEQWAAWLDRVVSQVLKPYTDSPAFPKAAKLFLLKWSFYSSMVIRDLTLRSAASFGSFHLIRLLYDEYMYYLIEHRVAQAKGETAIAVMGEFASLNRGQRSMDPDKDEEEEEDDETDEDQEMSVPVESGVLLEESLEPPTKLARTDLFSNSTQN, from the exons ATGTGTCGGCACAG AGAGATTTTGGCTGTTGTCGTGATGGCAACTTCAGGCTTCTCTGCTGAGGAACTTCAGCCCTCCCAAACACATGGGGGCAGCATTACAACATCATCGTCAGCAAAGCTAAAAGCCCCTTCCACCACCACACCCCAGTTTCTTCCCGACTTACAGAACTCGCCGGGGTCCGCAACTTCACAGTCAGATGCCATCGCAAGAGCACAAGCCACGCCCTCTGTAAGTCAGAAGAAGCCTGTTTTGGCCACAGCTCCTCAGAGAGCCGCTACAGCAGCACAGTATGTCGCAGAAGAGATACAAAGCTCCGCCTCCCAGCCAGGAAACAGCCAGAACACCTCGCAGTTTATAGTGGTGACAGTTACTG AGGGCTCTCTTCACTCGAATGACTCCGTGTCAGACTCTAATTCTCCTCCCACTGGACAGACAAGTGTCCCCACACAGGTAGTGCAACAGGTGCAGACAGCACag AGGTCAGTGGTGCAGGCCACAACCAAGAGTCAAAGTGGACAACTCGGGGTCAGCAATCTGGACATCACACCTGAG GTCCCTGTGCAGCATGTGTACTCCAGTCAGTTTGTGGAGGGAGACGCCAACTACAACAATACTACAat TCGTTCCAGTAGTTACCCGTACACAGACTCCTCCCTCTACCCTCAGACCACGCCCTCTGTCACTTACTATGAGACCTCGACCACATCCGGATCACAGGGCACGTCCCCTGCCACCACTCAGGCTGTGTCTGTGACAACAGGGGCGGGCACAGGAGTGGTCACTATGTTCTCAGATGGCGCTTCAGGGATAACGGTGGCAGCGGGTGGGTCCTCATCGGGTGGGGCAGGAGGCGGAGTCAGTGTTGGAGGAGTGGGGAGTTATGTGATTCAGGGCAGTTATATGCTTGCAGGAGCTAGTGGAGGGAACCAGAATTTCGCACACAACACACGGGCCTCACCTGCGACT GTGCAGTGGTTGATGGATAACTATGAGACAGCTGAAGGTGTTAGTCTTCCTCGCTGTACTCTCTACTGTCATTACCTGCTGCACTGCCAGCAGACAAAGCTGGAGCCCGTGAACGCCGCCTCCTTCGGCAAACTCATCCGCTCTGTGTTCATGGGGCTCAGGACCAGACGTCTCGGCACCAG agggAACTCTAAGTACCATTACTATGGCCTAAGAATCAAGAACAGCTCTCCTCTACACAGACTGGTGGAGGATCAGCAACACTTGGCCATGAGACAGCAACCCTACTCACAGaaaaacag GATAAAGCCTGTACAGAAGGTGGAGGGATTGACCAATGGGATGGCTCTGGGGGCGGGGCAGGGGGCAGGGCTGTCAGACATTAGCGCTCAGGTTCACCAGTATCAGCAGTTTTTGG ATGCGTCTCGCAGTCTGCCGGAGTTCTCTGAGCTGAAGATTGAGGATAACTCTATACCAGAAGGACTCCTcccacaacatatacacacctaTCTGCTGCTCTATAGAGAACACTGTGag GCGATTCTGGACGTGATGGTGAACCTGCAGTTTCCTCTTGTGGAGACACTGTGGAAGAGTTTCTGGAGGTTCAGTGAAGGACAAACCAGCGACACGGACATGCTCGACCT tCATGATGAATCAGAGAAGCGTTTGCCAAAGTCAGTTCTGGTTCTGTTGTGTAAATATGAGCCGGTACTGAGCTGGACCCGTGAATGTGACAACATACTGTACCAAAGCCTAGTGGAGATGCTCATCCCTGATGTCCTGAGACCTATACCCA GTGCCTTAACTCAAGCCATCCGTAACTTTGCTAAGAGTCTGGAGAACTGGCTCACCAATGCCATGATCAACATCCCAGAGGAGATGGTGCGCATCaag gttGTATGTGCAGGAGCGTTTGCTCAGACTCTACGGCGATACACGTCTCTCAATCATCTGGCTCAGGCAGCTCGTGCCGTTCTGCAGAACACAGCTCAAATTACACAGATGCTCAGCGACCTCAACCGCGTTGACTTCACCAACGTACAG GAGCAGGCATCATGGGTATGTGGTTGTGAAGATGGTGTCGTGCAGCGGTTGGAGCAGGACTTTAAACTCACCCTACAGCAGCAGAACTCTCTGGAGCAATGGGCTGCATGGCTGGACAGGGTCGTCTCACAGGTCCTGAAACCCTACACCGACAGCCCTGCGTTCCCCAAAGCTGCCAAACTCTTTCTGCTCAAATGGAGCTTCTACAG TTCTATGGTGATCAGAGATTTGACTCTGCGCAGTGCGGCCAGTTTTGGCTCGTTTCATCTGATCAGACTGCTGTATGATGAGTACATGTATTACCTGATTGAACACAGAGTCGCACAGGCCAAAGGAGAGACGGCCATCGCTGTAATGGgagag TTTGCCAGTCTGAACCGAGGTCAGAGGTCAATGGACCCTGATAAAG atgaggaagaggaggaagatgatGAGACTGATGAAGATCAGGAAATGTCCGTTCCTGTCGAATCTGGTGTGTTGCTGGAGGAGTCTCTGGAGCCACCGACAAAACTCGCCAGAACAGACCTGTTCAGCAACAGCACACAAAACTAA